In one window of Methanosarcina vacuolata Z-761 DNA:
- a CDS encoding PKD domain-containing protein, protein MKINKKLQSVALESIIMILFLVLVSSTASAQTEPDHHNITPPEITSETGNTPDDQVLSEDVATEGNATARESIQAAAPNIPKTRITTHETAANPDIYGDKIVWQDNRNGNWDIYIFDLSTKKEIHTTNATDQITPAIYGNLVVWEDGRNGGHDIYMEDLSTKKQTRITKSSQAYDPAIYDNRIVWQDKRNGNSNIYMYDLSTNKETQITTSGTAYKPDIYGNIVVWKDERDGNNDIFIYDLSTQKENQVSTSGTADDPRIYGNKIVWDTLYDYPSAIYVYDLSTHKETRISDGISYKPDIYGNRIVYEDNRNDVSGNTDIYMYDLSTNKETMITFEDLEDHDNNPYQVDPAIYGDRIVYTKWYPQGDIYMATLGSDLPVAAFSASPTSGNLPLKVQFTDKSTGSPTAWKWSFGDGKTSTSKNPAHTYTKAGKYTVSLTVKNAAGTNTKTIKNYITVKTAPVKPVAAFSASPTSGYAPLKVKFTDKSTNSPTSWKWSFGDGKTSTSKNPAYTYSKAGKYTVSLTVKNAAGSSTKTIKNYIVVNALKAPVAAFSAKPTSGKAPLNVQFTDKSANSPTSWKWSFGDGKTSTSKNPAHKYSKAGKYTVSLTVKNAKGSSTKTISGYIKVQ, encoded by the coding sequence ATGAAAATTAACAAAAAATTACAGTCAGTAGCCTTAGAATCAATAATTATGATTTTATTTTTAGTTCTGGTTTCATCTACGGCATCAGCACAAACTGAACCAGATCATCATAACATTACTCCACCAGAAATCACAAGTGAAACAGGGAATACACCAGATGACCAGGTTCTGTCCGAGGATGTAGCTACAGAAGGAAATGCGACGGCTAGAGAATCTATACAAGCTGCAGCACCAAATATCCCTAAGACTAGAATTACTACTCATGAAACGGCAGCCAATCCAGATATCTACGGTGACAAGATAGTGTGGCAGGATAACCGCAATGGAAACTGGGACATATACATATTTGATCTCTCAACTAAAAAAGAAATTCACACTACCAATGCAACAGATCAGATAACTCCTGCTATTTATGGAAATCTGGTAGTATGGGAGGATGGGCGCAACGGAGGTCATGACATTTATATGGAAGACCTCTCTACAAAAAAACAAACTCGGATTACAAAAAGCAGCCAAGCATATGATCCTGCAATTTATGATAATAGGATAGTTTGGCAGGACAAACGTAATGGAAATTCGAATATCTACATGTATGATCTATCTACTAATAAAGAAACTCAGATCACTACCAGTGGAACAGCATACAAACCTGATATCTATGGAAACATAGTAGTGTGGAAGGACGAACGTGATGGAAACAACGATATCTTCATTTACGACCTTTCCACTCAAAAAGAAAATCAAGTTTCCACTAGTGGAACAGCAGATGATCCTAGGATCTATGGTAACAAAATAGTGTGGGATACCCTTTATGACTATCCCTCGGCAATCTACGTATACGATCTCTCCACTCACAAGGAAACTCGAATTTCTGATGGGATTTCATACAAGCCAGACATTTATGGTAACAGGATTGTGTATGAGGATAACCGTAACGATGTAAGTGGAAACACGGATATTTACATGTATGATCTCTCGACTAATAAGGAAACCATGATAACCTTCGAGGACTTGGAAGATCATGATAACAATCCGTATCAGGTAGATCCAGCTATATATGGTGATAGGATTGTGTATACAAAATGGTATCCGCAAGGCGACATCTACATGGCTACTCTCGGTTCAGACCTCCCTGTAGCTGCTTTTTCTGCATCCCCAACTTCAGGAAACCTTCCACTGAAGGTACAGTTTACTGACAAGAGCACCGGGTCACCAACTGCATGGAAATGGAGCTTTGGAGATGGAAAAACTTCAACATCCAAGAATCCTGCACATACGTACACTAAAGCCGGAAAATATACCGTCAGTTTAACAGTAAAGAACGCAGCTGGAACAAACACAAAAACAATAAAGAATTATATAACCGTAAAAACAGCTCCTGTAAAACCTGTTGCTGCATTCTCTGCATCCCCAACTTCAGGATATGCACCACTGAAAGTAAAATTCACTGACAAAAGTACCAATAGTCCGACTTCTTGGAAATGGAGTTTTGGAGATGGAAAAACTTCAACATCCAAGAATCCTGCATATACCTACAGTAAAGCAGGAAAATATACTGTCAGCTTAACAGTTAAGAATGCTGCAGGAAGCAGTACGAAAACAATAAAGAACTATATTGTTGTAAACGCGCTGAAAGCGCCGGTTGCTGCTTTTTCTGCAAAACCGACCTCCGGAAAAGCCCCGCTAAATGTGCAGTTTACTGACAAGAGCGCCAATAGTCCAACTTCATGGAAATGGAGCTTTGGAGATGGAAAAACTTCAACATCCAAGAACCCTGCGCATAAATACAGTAAAGCCGGAAAATATACTGTAAGCTTAACAGTAAAGAATGCTAAAGGCAGTAGCACTAAAACTATTTCCGGATATATTAAAGTCCAGTAA